The following DNA comes from Camelina sativa cultivar DH55 chromosome 14, Cs, whole genome shotgun sequence.
NNNNNNNNNNNNNNNNNNNNNNNNNNNNNNNNNNNNNNNNNNNNNNNNNNNNNNNNNNNNNNNNNNNNNNNNNNNNNNNNNNNNNNNNNNNNNNNNNNNNNNNNNNNNNNNNNNNNNNNNNNNNNNNNNNNNNNNNNNNNNNNNNNNNNNNNNNNNNNNNNNNNNNNNNNNNNNNNNNNNNNNNNNNNNNNNNNNNNNNNNNNNNNNNNNNNNNNNNNNNNNNNNNNNNNNNNNNNNNNNNNNNNNNNNNNNNNNNNNNNNNNNNNNNNNNNNNNNNNNNNNNNNNNNNNNNNNNNNNNNNNNNNNNNNNNNNNNNNNNNNNNNNNNNNNNNNNNNNNNNNNNNNNNNNNNNNNNNNNNNNNNNNNNNNGAAACCTAAATGCACTTCCAACAAGTCTCATATCATCTGCATTCAAACACGCATCTAAAACCTGCCAATCCCTCTCCAATTCAAGAGCTGCCAAACCGCTTAACTTAGCATCACGCTGGTCATCATTTTCGATAGATTTGAGGGATCTAAGAGCCCCGGCAAGATCTTTTCTCTTCACAGCATCTTCGTATTCACGCCATTCCCTGAGCGCGCTCGGCCTCAGCAGCTCATGTCTCCGGAAGTTACCGAAGACTAGAGACTGTATGCGAGGAACAAGGAAGCTACTTTGGCGACGAAAGAGTGGAGGGGAAGGCAATAGAGATCTGAGACATGGTGGAGACGACGGAGATAAAGCCATTCAATATTAGAGGCGGGGGAGTCTCTCGCCGGCTGAAAAAGATTGGGTATTATCCTAATTTGTTTTATTCGGAAGGTCAGAATTAATTGGCCCTTATAATGGTAAATGAAGCCCATTtaaattttctcattttgtaattaATCGTACTATGACTCAGATCCCGCAATGCTGCGGGAGaagtactttaaaaaaaaaatttaaatttaaaatttaaaaatatacattatgaaattatttaaatgtaatagaatagtttgaatatataaactattactaaaaacacaatcatcaaaataaaacttataccaaaaaatattatgtagaataaacacaactttgtaaaacatattgtttaaagtattataaatataagatatttttatgaagaattatggtaaagagctacaacaaaaaaaatcattatgacgaAGGGATCATGAATGAGAATATTAAACTAATGGCTATAAtgagtaatgtaattttctattaaataattataattatagatatatttaataatgagtgaaacagtatcaatggaaaattaaaattaaaatacacaacacttaagaacaaaataaaataaattttaaatgttaaaatagtttttaacgaaaaatgataataaatagACACAgttgtaaattctatattacgttttcttaaatttctatattactataatcatttttaaaattttagttagattatagaataacattgaatattagatattaatattcaaattatttagatttaacataaaatgaaaaaattgtttcaacaacaatgatttgttagttattgatgaaaagacaaatatatagagaattcaaaatatatgactatttaaatagacacaccttttagaacgaaaagttgtgtttaaaaaatatgaataaaatatagtaaaaagacacaactctacaatgaacaaatacaactgtttgagttttttttgaaagaacaaataaaaccaatttttttacaaaaaagtactACGAAAAGTCTCAACTATTCTTcttatttattcagattgttattattatttttaaatattaaaatatttttttaacagaaaattaagataaatagacacaactgtaaattcaatattaagttgtataaaaattctctattgctataatcatttctaaattttagttagattatagaatatattcaattatctatcctcaacataaaatagaaaatttgtttcaaagaacttgttagttagtgatgaagagacaaatataaatagagttcaaaaagcatgactatttaaatagacacacctattaaaGCGAAAAgttatgatgaaaaaatataaataaaatatagtgaaaagacacaactctacaatgaacagatacaaccgtttaaatttttttaaaaaacaaataaaaacatattttttacgaAAATGTATTACGAAAAATTGCAACTATTTTGTGTGCAATTGATTATAcatacaaactcatataaactgcttttaaatagaaacatctttattaccatattcaaaatTCATATTCAAAAGCTTATTATATAATCCATTTAACTCTTTGAAAAAGACtaggtataaaattaactaaaagttctAAATTAgcttcatcattccaaaaatcttttgctaaatcaagaattggaggaatctctttacttttaaaagaataaattctagagaataatttagagagctgtaaaaaccgttgagattaaaattttatattatttggtgtcatggcaaaaaaaatgaaaacagttcaaacaaacatatatatatatatatatatatttcaaaagatacgaatattcgaatagacacaactctacaatgaacagttgcaactttacaaaaaaaaccgttacaatgaacaatcgcaactttgtgtaaaacacacaatttaaattttctacagattttttggaaaattatccaaaaagtacgattgaaaaCACACAACTTTGGTGGTATTTATTCGgattactattatatataggtattttcattaatttttatataaaattaactaaaagttgtaaattagattcatcattccaaaaatcttttattaaatcaagaatgggaggatttttttacttttaaaagaatgaatccTAGAGAATAATCTAGAGatctgtaaaaaccgttgagattgaaattttatattattttgtgtcatggcaaaaaaaataaaaacagttcaaacagacaaatatatatatatatatatatatatatatatattacaaaagatatgaatgttccgataaacacaactttacagtaaacagttgtaacttttcataaataaccgtttcAATTATCCATCACGATTATTCAGAAAATAACCAAAGGTACAATTGAATAAACGcaactgttggtcgcatttattctgattgttattattatatagttttatgtcatggcaaaaaaaataaaaacagttcaaacagatatatatatatatatatatatttcaaaagatatgaatgttccaatcaacacaactttacagtgaacagttgtaacttttcataaataattgtttcaatgatccatcacgacttttcagaaaatatccaaaaggtacgattgaaaaaacgtAATTGTTgttcgcatttattcggattattattattatatagatttaccGTTCGAGTCAATACTTCATTCTTTTGACCATATATGGTCTTGATAAAAAAGACAGACATTATCTTAGTGAAACTATagtaagacccgtgctagagcacgggttgaaattcattttatttctattgtaattttcatataaaatataatttatgtgattatttttaacagtttttttggtagaatattatgcaataaaatcatatgctaaatatgatggcttgaaaaaagacatctattttgtaagttttatattgttaatgattgtAGATAAATAtttgtgctataacactggttaaattttattttatacaaaattttgtatattttctattttaaaataaaattttaatatgttatattagattatatatgtgaagttatttcaacaatgtatattccaTATTATGAATTCAATGTCAtgataagacataattttgtaaatttgatttttaaaaagcgagttattatattatgagtaatttaatatattatgataatttttgttttaatatacttggtttcttgaaattcttttatattatagtgacatactCAGCTTCTCCGCCGTCGTTGACTCGCGTTTCTCTGTCCACGTGGCCTCCAAGGTCCAATCAGTGCGCGGAAAGGGAACCAGGGGAGTGATTACGATGGCGAAGAAGAGTGTCGGAGATCTGACTCCGGCTGATTTGAAAGGGAAGAAGGTCTTCGTCAGAGCTGATCTCAATGTACCTCTCGATGACAACCAGAATATCACTGACGACACTAGAATCAGAGCCGCCATTCCCACCATCAAGTTTTGATCGAGAATGGTGTTAAGGTCATCTTCTCCACTCATTTGGTATGACTGTCTGTCATCCCTCTTCATCTCTTAATCCAAACATTTAAGTCTCTCTAGTCAAACATTTTTAAGTCTTTTCATCTTGTATCATCATCTTTCAGGGAGGCCGAAGGGTGTCACTCCTAAGTTCAGCTTGGCTCCTCTTGTTCCCAGATTGTCCGAGCTCCTTGGTATTGAGGTACCCCNNNNNNNNNNNNNNNNNNNNNNNNNNNNNNNNNNNNNNNNNNNNNNNNNNNNNNNNNNNNNNNNNNNNNNNNNNNNNNNNNNNNNNNNNNNNNNNNNNNNNNNNNNNNNNNNNNNNNNaaaaaaaaaaaaaaaaaaaaaaaaaaaaaagggtatacGCGTAGGTGAAGAGAACAAGTGAAAATGAATGTTGATGATATCTACTTCGTCTGATCTAGTTCCTTCCTTGTCCTTCTTGCTCAAAACCGTCAAAAGCTGCTGCTTTAGCCATGGCTATGGCGGCGTCTGTTATCCAATCTTCTCCGCTCTCGTTCAATAGTTGTAATAACGGTACGCTTTCTTTCTCATTTAACTCGCTCGCCCATCTTTCTTACCCTCTgggttacgtttttttttttaaattatttctagggATTTCACCTATGAGTTCCTGAGATATCAAAATTAGGTGTTGATTGAATTGAAACCTTTGtacatgatgatgattttgCGATTATATATGTAGCGATTTCACCAATCTTGGACCAAGGGTGTAAACCTAGCTTTTCTTTTTCGTGTTTTTGATAAATAGAAAAGCCGCGGATTAAACATATCATCAGGGTTCATAGTTCCGgaatcaaaacccaaaacagagTCTCTCCATTGAGTGCGGTGGGATTGAGGTCAGGCCTTGGAAGTAGAAGGCAATCTCTTTTGATATGCCACTCGGCCATTGTAAGTCTGGATTGGGCTTTACTTCATTGATTACAATATCTTCTACTGAACCGTATAATTGCAAATTTTGTTCACGAGTAGTAAACATTAGAACAGGTGGTTGCGAGGAATGTTGTTACCATGAATTTGATCATCTTTTGTTAACTCCCTTGCAGAACGCCAAATGCAGTGAAGGACAAACACAGACCGTTACTCGAGAGTCACCGACTATAACACAGGCTCCCGTCCACTGTATGCTCTCACTTTTTTTCCTAGTTTTCCTCCGTCTGCTCCTTTCATTTTTGCTTTCTTCTAGTGAATTGCATGCTAGGCTTTATGGATAGGAGGATTACTTCCAAATGTGTATCCAAAATTGCCATTTGAGATTTTCCAACTAGTTAGTTACAAAAAAAGGGTTTAGCTACAAGTCGGGGGGATAAGTGTTAGTTAATTGCATACTCCTAGATAATGTTTATTTCATCTGAACTAGTTTGGATGGAGGTGGTCTAAGAGGACGCATTGTGTGTTGGGTTTTCAGCTAAGGAGAAATCACCAAGCCTGGACGATGGAGGAGACGGGTTCCCACCTCGAGATGATGGAGAtggaggtggtggaggaggaggtggaggcaACTGGTCGggtgggttcttcttctttggtttcctGGCTTTCTTGGGTCTATTGAAGGATAAAGAGGGTGAGGAAGATTATCGAGGGAGCCGAAGGCGATGATAAAATATGGGTCATTGGATTAGTTTTGGTTGAGGCTACAGGTCTCATTTTGTATCTGTTTCGTTGAGTGGGGGATGACTACATATGATATGCGTTGTGTTCAAGAGAAAAGACGGTTGAGTTAAACAAAACTTGTTACTTAATGATAACTCTTGAAAGTATACAAACAAATTCGAAATTatagagataatatatatatatatataggcaataaaatatggattattattgggGACCCGTCTCGGCACGGCCCATGGCCTGTTTCAAAGTTCAGTCGAAAAGCTTTAGCCTCTAtgttggatttttcttttatcccGGCTTGGAGAACAGTTTTACATGGAAGAAAAGCTAACCTAAGAGCTCTCACCTTATAGCAAAAAGTGTCAAAAGAGATGAACAATCACAATCTTATGTTGGTTACATGAGGTCTTTGAATCTGAGAATTGCATTACTATAGATGTAATATTGGTTCTTCTTTTcgctcctttttgttttgtaaaatactttaagagggggtattgaacttgtatTTTAAGGGATTTAGTGGGATTTTAATAGTTTAGGATTTTGCAAGATTTGATTAAGcttttagaagatttttggttatttgttaagagtttttttatatttttaaaaaaatattttgcgaTTTAGTGAgatttattattagattttgggagattttaggatactttataacaaaaaaaaaaaaattgactttaGAACTCAGATGACGATGATGGATGCTCTCGACTTCTCATCGATTTGTCATAAGACATGAGACTGACCGTCGTTCGATCAGCAAATTCATCAATTACCTTGCACCACCTGTCTCCAGCGTCAGAAACCACCACTTTGACAGGTTTAACGACGAACAATTCATGTTTGTGTTCAGGGACAACGTACACAATAACCACAATCATCACCATCACACCAACAACTTCAATGACAATATCTTTACGGTACTACGCCGTCCAATCACAATATGCAAAGAAACACCACCATCCCATCATGATCATCACATGGACAACATAGCCTACCAAAACAATCTTATGTTCCATGTTTTTATCTTTCTGGATTAACAAGGGATAAGATTGATGAAAAGTAAGCTTAGGAGTAAATGATTTACATGTGTGTTGCTTGTTGTGCAGTATTTTGTATTGTCTTTGAGGTGACAAGAGTTTAATGTGGGTAAGATTTGTTGTAACTTGCAAAGAAAGAGTAGAGGAGTTTAAccgaaaaaaaataagtaagaggactaacaaaaacagagagtagCAACCATACAAGCAGctgcataaaaaaaaaggagttactgagaagaagatgatcttcAATCATTTGTACATATCTCCCATTGAAATTGCCAAATGCAAAACAAATTGTATTCAATTTAAAGACATGAATCTGAATTGAGAGAGGAAGCAATCAAATTCGCtgatttgttattatattatgagtaatttaatatattgttatactttttgttttaatatacttggttttttgaaattctttcatattatagtgacatattattgacattgctataacaaatcaattagagtggttatagtttctaacttttatatcaagtttcaatatattaaaaatatttcaaaataaattatttaaattttattatattatataaaattataaaattcaacaaaaaatagaaaattgaatttaaatagtcaaattttgacccgttactcagtaaaatttttaattcaataaatattactttaaaaaataatattactaaagcttgaatatattatagattgaacaatttatatttgtttttaaaaattcaacttatgttatatccgaaaataaaactattttttaattataataaataatatgataatttatttgtttcacaaaatagaatcatatataaaaatgagagttgaaatataataataattaacaaattaatatgttaagttagatatcaaaagattttatttgataaataatttaataaaggaaattaatatggtaagttagatgatatgattctttagaatattctttttcaGATTTTCTGTAAAACCTATTTGTAAACAaataatctataaattaatatataacctatttgtaacaaacttattaaaattatataatcttacaaaacaaaaatattttaaggcAAAATCTAATAATACCCATTAAACCTAAATAGGCGAGAGACGCGGGGagaacaaaatacatatgaagTGGTTCTCTATGTTCACATTCATGTTCAAATCAAAACgggatttgaaaaaaaaatcaaaacacctAGTAACACATTACATTAGATGAAAGGAAAATTAATTACTCCAAAATTTTGATAGGTAATCAGttctttcaaaaatagaaataccAATTTTCTTAacgaaaaatgaaaaacatttcCATTCTTATATATCgaaattatctatatattttcaaaaaccacAGTATAAatcatgtaaaaaaatttattttccgatatttatcatcattttagAGTAAAGTAAATCTATCTATATCTAAGAAACCCTAGTATATATTTAGTCTCGTGAGGCATAAGCAACTTAGAAACACTAATAAACCTAATAGCCGAGCGAGGAAAAGATATGAAGCGTTCTCTGTTCTCTTCTGACACTGAAAGTGGGTCCAGTGAAGATGAGTCTACTTCTGAAAGCTCAGAAGATAAAGGTCGTGGTGGCAGGTCTCAGCCTGTTTCGGTGAAGAATTCGAATACGGAGATGATTCCGAAGAACAACGGATCAGAAAGTTGTCAAATCAAGTATGGTTCCGGTTCAGCTTCAAAGTCTCCAAAAGATAGGTCTCAGGCTCATACACTGAATCTGAAGAGAGCAGTTTCGGAAACTTTTCGTACCAAGGCTG
Coding sequences within:
- the LOC104743062 gene encoding uncharacterized protein LOC104743062 → MAMAASVIQSSPLSFNSCNNEKPRIKHIIRVHSSGIKTQNRVSPLSAVGLRSGLGSRRQSLLICHSAINAKCSEGQTQTVTRESPTITQAPVHSKEKSPSLDDGGDGFPPRDDGDGGGGGGGGGNWSGGFFFFGFLAFLGLLKDKEGEEDYRGSRRR